TTCCTCCGAGATTCATCGTAGACAGTGGCTTTCTGTAATCTGTAAACGCGGTGATGTCGGATTCAAGAATGTTGGCAAAAGCCATGAATTCCTGACCAAAAGTCATGGGGACGGCATCTTGCAGTTGTGTGCGTCCGATGGTCACATCGTGCATGGTGCGTTGTGCAAGCGCACGGAATGACCTGCTCAATCTTCTGGCACTGTCGATAATGGTGTCCAATGCTTCGATGATTGCCAATCTTGCAGCGGCAGGATAGGTGTCATTGGTGGACTGGGACTTGTTGACGTGGTCGTTTGGATGTATGTGCGTGTAATCTCCCTTGGCGCGGCCGGACAGTTCCAAGGCGCGGTTGGCGATGACCTCGTTGGTGTTCATATTGGTCGAGGTGCCTGCGCCTCCTTGAAGTACATCGATAGGAAACTGGTCATCAAAATCTCCTGATGCGACGTCTGCACATGCTGCGTCGATAGCGGACCATTGCTCTTTGCTGATGCCGCCAAGATCGCGGTTGGCAAGGGCACAGGCCCGCTTGACTATTGCAAAGGAATGGATGAGCTCGGGGTGATGGCTGACTGGCATGCAGCTTGCAGGAAAATTCTTGAGTGCGCGAGCTGTGTGAATACCCCAGTATGCTTCCGCTGGCACAGGCAGTGCACCTATGCAGTCATGCTCGATTCGGGTTGCGTCTGACTGTTGGATTCCATGCATCGATTGTTCAGATTGCTCAGATTGCTCAGATTGCTCAGCTACGTGTTCTGAGTCGTCAAGGGTTGTTGTGCTTCCTAATGCTGGTTGCGGTACGCTGTGCGCCATTGATATTCCTTCTCATCTCGAGGATTGGCAGTGTTGGCCTGTGTATTATGTGACCGATCCTGTCGCCACGAGTAAGACTATGCAGATGTCTTCCATTGCACAAGGCGGGGATATCCTTTGTATCGTATAGGTTTAACCTATGACAATAACGCAAGTACGAGCTTTCTATCTTGCTGCGACCTTGGGCTCCTTTACCGCAGCTGCAGAATACATGGGGTTGACTCAGCCAACCGTTTCTGAATTGGTAAAGAAAATCGAAGAGGCCTATTCGGTGACACTTTTCGTGCGAGGAGGACGACGCTTGGTGCTCACCACGGCTGGACAGACCTTGCTGCCTTGGGCGAGACGTCTGCTTGACGCCGAACTGGGAGCTGACAGTGCTCTTACCGCATTGAACACAGGTGAAGGCGGAACGGTCTCCTTCGGCATTCTTCAGAATGCAAGCTATTACCTGCTGTCCGACTTGGCCACGGTGTTTCACAGGTCATACCCCAATGTTCGTGTGCGTCTGGTGGGTCAGAATTCATTTGAGGTGGCCGACGCGGTGCGCAACGGGGAACTGGAAGCTGGGCTGCTATGTCTGCCTATTCCTGCTGAAGGTCTGCAAATACGGCCACTCATGCGCCATGAGATTGTCTGGGCAAGTGCCAACCCCGAACGTTGTACCAAAGCAATGGCTATTGCCGATATCCCCAAGGCACCACTGATACTGTATGACGCACATCACGGCTGGAATGATCCAACCAGACATCAGCTTGCGCAGTTGGCACAGTTGCATGGAGTCACGCTTGAACCGAAAATGGAGGTTGAATCGGTGGATGCAGCGGTTTCTCTGGTTGCCAGTGGACTGGGGGATACCATTGTGCCCAAAGCCGTTGCCGAATCAGACACCTTCCCGGCAGGTGTATACACTACGCGACTCGAGGAACCAATCTACGATACTTTCGCGCTTGTCCAGCGAAGCAATTGGGAGCTGTCTCCCATCGCAAGTGATCTGGCTGAACTCGCAGTGAATATGCTTACCTCAAATGACGCAGGGTTAGGCGAAGTGCTTCATTCTCCGATGAAGTCACCAATCGCAGATGCAAAGGCGTAGCCCGTAGGGATACATACGTCCCAGTCCCTCGTAGTTTTTACTCGGCGGCTTCAGGGTAATGGCGGCGTAGAACTTCGTGCAGCATGCAAAACCCGTTTCCGCGCTTGTACAATGCACGGAAACGGGTTGCTATATGACTTGCTGGCTAGCTTACTTGGTGAAAGTGTTGCCGTAGGAGTCGCCTTGATCTGCAATCGTTGCGGACTGGCGGGCGATGGAAAGCTCTTCATTGGTTGGAATGATGCAGAGCGTGATCGTGCTGTCTGGTTCAGAAATGATTCGAGCTTCCTTGGAACGGGTATCATTCTTCTTCTCGTCAAGCTTCACGCCGAATGGGGCGAGCTTGTGAGCAACCATGCGACGCACGATTTCGTCATTCTCGCCAACGCCGGCAGTGAAGGTTATGACATCCAAGCCACCCATCTGTGCGGCGTAATTGCCGATGTAGCCAACGATGCGATGCACGTAGACATCAAGAGCCAGCTTGGCGTTTTCGTCGCCTGCAGCGATCATCTTGTGAATCTCACGCATGTCGCCGTGACCGGTCATGCCCATCAAGCCCGAGTGCTTGTTGAAGAGAGTGTCGAGCTCGTCGACGTTCATATGAGCGTTACGAATGAGGTGGAAGACGACTGCAGGATCGATGTCGCCTGTGCGTCCACCCATGACGAGTCCTTCGAGTGGGGTCAGACCCATGGATGTTTCGACTGGCTTTCCGGAAATCTGAGCGGATGCCGAAGCGCCGTTGCCGATGTGAAGCACGATCTGCTTCAATCCTTCGGCAGGCTTGCCAATCAAATCTGGAACCTGTGAACCGACATATTCGTGGCTGGTGCCGTGGGCTCCATAGCGACGAATGTGGTACTGGTCAGCGATGTCCTTGTTCAGCGCATAGGTGCTGGCATACTTTGGCAGCTGGAAGAAGAAGGAGCTATCGAATACGAATACCTGTGGGGTATCAGGCAGAAGAGCACGCATCACTTCGGCGCCTGTTGCCTCGGGACCATTGTGCAAGGGTGCAAGAACGGCAAGGTTCTTGACCTGGGCGATGGTCTTGTCGGTGACCAATGCTGGCTTTGGAAATACGGATCCGCCCTGAACCACACGGTGACCTACTGCAACAATCCCTGAGTTCTGCAAGCTTGGGCCATACTCTTCGAAGAAGCCAAGAACGCGCTTCAGACCGACTTCGTGATCTGGAATCGGCTCTTCGAGCTCGTGCTTTTCTCCATTGTATTCATGCTTATAATGACCATCTGACGGTTCGCCAATCTTCTCGACGAGGCCAGAGGCAAGTCCCTCTCCGCTTTCAAGGTCAACGAGCTGATATTTGATGGAACTCGAACCTGAATTGATAACAAGGACGGTTTTTGCCATTGTGGCATCCTCCTGATGTGATGAGATGGAGCTACTGCTCCCTGCTGTTTCAGGTTACTCGCTGGGGGTAACAAGTCGAGTCGCTGTGACTAAAGTTCACACTTGCTGTGACAGCGGGGAACGCTTTGCTGCCACGATTTGAGTGCTTGCAGTGTGAACGCTGATTCATGCGGAAATTGCTGTGATGGCGACCGTGTTGATGATGTCTTCCACCGAAGCGCCGCGGGAAAGGTCGTTGACTGGTTTGTTGAGACCTTGCAGAATCGGTCCTACAGCAACGGCTCCAGAAGAGCGCTGCACTGCCTTGTATGCAATGTTGCCGGCACTTAGATTCGGGAAGATGAATACATTCACATGACCGGCCACGGAATTGCCTTTGGCCTTTGATGCAGCGACTTCAGGTGACCATGCAGCATCGAACTGAATCGGGCCGACGACTGGCAGGTCCGGCTCCTTCTCGTGAAGGATCGCCGTGGCTTCCTCGACCAGATCGACATCGGGTCCCTTGCCTGAACCAAGGGTTGAATACGAGAGCATGCCAATCTTGGGATCGATGCCGAATGCTCGGGCCGTCTCGGCGGATTGAGCGGCAATGTCGGCCAACTGTTCGGGATTTGGATTGAGGTTGATGGCACAGTCGGAGAATACGGCAACGTGATCTTTGAAGCACATCAGGAATGCTCCGGAAACCATTGAGACCTTTGGCTTTGTCTTAATGAGCTGTAGAGCAGGACGTACCGTATTAGCCGTTGAATTGACGGCACCTGAGACAAGGCCATCTGCAAGTCCAAGAATGACAAGCATGGTGCCGAAATATGAGGCATCCTTCAATGCTTGCCGAGCCTTCTCTTCGGTCATGCCCTTGCTTGCGCGAAGCTTGCACAGTGTTGATGTCATGGTTTCGAGCATGGATTCATCGTTCATGGACTGGAATTTCGCACGGTCAAGATTCATCAGTCCCAGTTTCTTGCCTCGAGCAAGAATGTCGTCTCGTTCGCCGACAATGATCAGATCGACGATGGAGCGTGATAGCAGCAAATCAGCTGATCGGATTATTCTGTCATCTTCGCCCTCTGGCAAGACTATTGTTTTACGGGCTGCCTGAGCCTTGGTCAGGAGACTGAACTGGAATGAACGTGGAGTTTCGCAAAGCGCTGCCGGTTGTGCAAGGGCTGAAAGAATCGCGTCGCTATCGACATTGCTGTTGAATGCTTGGAGCGCCTTGCTTAGATCCTCGCTGTTGCCCGCTTCGAGAGAAACGGCAGGAATGGACCATGTGGGAATACCGAGGGGGAGTACGGCCTCCTTCATGTCGTCGAGATTCTCTTCGGTGCAGCCGGTGATGAACAATGCCACAACCGAGCTGCCCGCTTGCCGCACAGCCTTGACATGTGCCTTGACCGTCTCAAGTAGTTGCTTGGCGGTTCTGTCGATGGAACAGACGGCCAGTACCACAGGGGATTTCAAATCAGCCGCTATCTCTGCATTGAAGCTGAACAGCGTCGGATCGGCGATCTTTGATTTGTCTGTGCCCACGATAACGGTAATTTCTGGAGCGAAGGTGCTCATGAGATGAAAATAGGCCGATACGATGGTTGTTCTTGCCTTGTCTCTGTCTTCTCGCGCTTCTCTCGGGCAGGTAGCACGAACGATGTCAAGCGGTATATCGTTCCCTGTGGCCGCAATCAGATCGTTGGTGAACAGTTCATGACGGCAGGCTATCGGGCGGAAAACAGCAGTTCTTCTATGTTGTGACAACAGATTGACCAAACCATAAGCAACAACATTGCGACCGTTTGCCGACTCAGGACTCAGTATGGTGAAACTGGTTGTAAGACTCAATGGTCTCTCCTCTTCGAGATTAGGTTAAGCCATGACTACCACGTGCATGGTTCCACAGCACATTGTAATCGAATAATCTCAATTGACGTATTCAAGCGTTGCGTTTCAAGCGTTACGATTCATCCCAGTCTATCTTGGGTGCTGCACGGCTGTACCTTTTTACTGATATGTCGAGATTGAATACGGATTGCGTTTTCTGCTGATGGATGGGATTTGGTAGGAAATACATACGGGAAAGCCCCGAATCGTAGGACTCGGGGCTTTCTGGTGAGTGGTTGGTAAAACTACTCGTTGTCTCCGGCAGTTGCCGCCGTAGCGGTGACAGCTCCTGGAACTTCGGTCTTAACATCTGGCCATACCCAATCGGTGTAGTCAGGGTGGTCATAACCCTCGTCAACGGCAAACTGGAAGGCATCCTGACGGAATTTCTCGAGCTTGTCGATCTCGTTGGCGTACTTGTCAGCGTCGACTGCACGCAGTGCTTCGGCGGTGAGTTCGTAACGATCGATGTTGTTGACGCGAACCATGTCGTAAGGAGTGGTTGTCGAACCTTGCTCCTCGTAACCATGAACGTTGAAGTTGTCGTGGTTTGGACGATCCCAGATGAGGCTTCGTACCTCACGCGCATAGGCGTGATAGGCGAACAGAACAGGCTTGTCGGCGGTGAAGAGCTCGGTGAACTCTGCATCGGAGAGGGCCTGATCGTTCTCGGAAGCGTTCTGAATCTTCAGGAGATCTACGACGTTGACAACCTTGAACTTGACGCCAAGCTTGTTGAGCTTGTCGGCAGCGGCCATGATTTCCTGGGTTGGAACATCGCCTGCGCAACCAAGAACGACCTGAACGTCATCATTGTTATCGACGTTGGAAGCCCACTTCCACTCAGCGGCACCCTTTTCAAGCTCTGCACGAGCCTCATCGAGTGACACCCATGTGGCGGCTGGCTGCTTGCCGGAGATAATGGCGTTGATCTTGTTCGTTGACTTGTATGCGCGCTCCGAAACGGCGAGCAGGAGGTTGGAATCTGCAGGGAAGTAGATTTCAACGACATGGTCGTTGTTGAAGTTCTTGTTGAGCAGAATATCGACAACGCCTGGATCCTGATGGCTGAAGCCGTTGTGATCCTGACGCCATACATGGGAGCTGACGAGCAGATTCACGGATGCGATTGGCTTGCGCCAAGGAATCTCACGAACGGTTGCTTCAAGCCACTTGGCGTGCTGGTTCAGCATCGAGTCGATGACGTGCACGAAGGACTCGTATGAGCTCCAGATGCCATGACGGCCTGTGAGCAGGTAACCTTCGAGGAAGCCCTCCATCTGATGCTCGGAGAGCTGCTCGGTAACCTGTCCGCTTACGGCCATATGTTCATCGGTCAGCTTGGAGAGGTAGCCTGCATCCCACTGCTTGTCGGTCACCTCATAGGCGGCGGACAAACGGTTGGAAGCGGTTTCATCAGGGCCGAAGATGCGGAATGAATCCGGGTTCAGCTTGATGATGTCGCGGGTGTAGACACCGAGACGACGTGTCGCCTCAAGCTGTCCCCAGCCGTGACCATACTTCTCGACCTCGCGAACTGCATAGTCGTCAAGGTTAGGAAGCTTCAGGTCCTCGCGGATGCGACCACCGTTGGCATTCGGGTTCTGGCCAAGACGCAGCTCGCCTTCAGGCATGAAGCTGGTGACCTCTGGACGCAAGGAACCGTTCTCGTCGAAGAGCTCCTCAGGCTTGTAGCTTTCGAGCCAGTTCTTGAGGACTTCGAAGTGAGCTTCGGTGTCGCGTGCTGATGCCAGTGGAACCTGGTGTGCGCGCCATGAACCTTCGGTCTTCTTGCCGTCGATGTACTTCGGGCAGGTCCAGCCCTTTGGCGTGCGGAAGATGATCATTGGGTAGAACGGACGAGTCATGTCGTCGGTCTGCGCGGTGGCCTTGATCTCGCAAATCTCGTCGAAGACGGTTTCGAACAGATCAGCGAAGCGGCGGTGAATCGACAGATGATCTTCATCGTCGAAGCCTGCGACGAACTCGTATGGTTCATATCCCATGCCGTGGAAGAAGTCGTGAAGCTCTTCATCCGAGATGCGGGACAGGATGGAAGGGTTGGCGATCTTGTAGCCGTTGAGGTGCAAGATCGGGAGCACGATGCCGTCGGTACGTGGGTTGACGAGCTTGTTGGACTGCCAACCGGTCGCCAGAGGGCCAGTCTCTGCCTCGCCGTCGCCGACGATTGCCGGGACGAACAGGCTTGGGTTGTTCATCACTGCGCCGTAGGCGTGTGAGAGAGCGTAACCGAGTTCGCCACCTTCGTGGATCGAGCCTGGTGTCTCAGGTGCGAAGTGGGAAGGAATGCCGCCAGGATAAGAGAACTGGCGGAAGAACTTCTGCAAGCCTGGTTCATCGTTCGTGATCTTCGGGTAGTACTCGGTGTACGTTCCATCAAGATACGACTGGGCAGTTCCTGCAGGGCCGCCGTGGCCCGGTCCCATGATCATTACAGTGTTCTGCTGGTGTTCAGCAATAAGTCTGTTGATGTGCGCTGTAAGGAAGTTAAGACCTGGCGTCGTACCCCAGTGCCCAACGAGACGGTACTTCACGTCGTCCCGAGTGAAAGGCTCCTTCATAAGCGGGTTGCTGCGAAGGTAAATCTGGCCAATGGAGAGGTAATTGGCTGCGCGCCAATACTTATCTATGGCTTCCAAAGTCCCCTCGGACACTGGATTTTCCAGCTTCTTCCAAGGGGTGCCAATAACAGGATTCGTCATATGTACTCCTGTACTCCTGCACTGTGTTGTGCGATTGATTATTTATCTGTGGGCATTGATTGCGGCCTCACTCATGAGCAAGGAAGCTCTCATTCCCATTGCCAACAATGCTACGAGGTAGAGAAGACTTCTGGACGTTTTTTATCGCGAATGTTAGATATTGTTCGCAAAACGCTAACTTCTGTTATATTTCTTCAGTTCAAATAATGGCGGCAAATGACCAAAACTCGTTGGATATCGCACATTTTTACTGTGCGAGAAACCTGAAACTCCAGAGGTTATTCCATGTGAAGACGGCGTGTTGAGTTCATTGTTCGGAGGAGTGAACACTTTCGAACAAAAATGTTGCGATTGTCGAACAAGCTTGTCGTATGTCCCAAATGATTAGCATAATACGTAAGCACTGGTGCATGGATTTCGGGCTGATTTCGACACGGTTGTGTCTGTGGATTCGCATGCAGCTAAGGTTTTTACGGTATGGCTGCCCGACATTGGGTATGGGTAGTTTGTGCAAGGGACACCTGTATATATAACAGTTAACGGTTTGGAGTGGTTTATGGCTAAGGGCCCAGTTCTGGTTGTGGATTTCGGAGCACAGTACGCTCAACTCATCGCACGCCGGGTGCGTGAGGCACATGTGTATTCCGAGTTGGTGCCACATTCAATGCCGGTAAGCGAGATGCTGGCCAAGGATCCGCAGGCGATCATTCTTTCTGGGGGGCCGGCCTCGGTGTATGAACCAGGCGCTCCTGACATCGACTCCTCTATATTCAATGCAGGAATACCAGTGCTGGGCATTTGCTACGGATTTCAGGTCATGGCGCATGAACTCGGCGGCAGCGTTGATCGCGCCGCTTCGGGCGAATATGGCAAGACAGAGGTCAGCGTGGACTCTTCCAAGGGTCTGCTGCATGACTCGCCAGCAGTGCAGACGACATGGATGAGCCACGGCGTGGCAGTCGAGAAGGCCCCAGAGGGCTTTGAGGTACTAGCTCGGACAGCCTCTGCACCTGTGGCTGCAATGGAAGACACGTCGCGCAAGCTCTATGGAGTGCAATGGCATCCTGAGGTGAAGCACACGGTTCATGGTCAGGAATTGATCAACGTGTTCCTGCACGACTGCGCCAATCTTCCATCGAACTGGAACGCATCCAACATCATTGAC
This Bifidobacterium sp. WK041_4_12 DNA region includes the following protein-coding sequences:
- a CDS encoding phosphoketolase, whose protein sequence is MTNPVIGTPWKKLENPVSEGTLEAIDKYWRAANYLSIGQIYLRSNPLMKEPFTRDDVKYRLVGHWGTTPGLNFLTAHINRLIAEHQQNTVMIMGPGHGGPAGTAQSYLDGTYTEYYPKITNDEPGLQKFFRQFSYPGGIPSHFAPETPGSIHEGGELGYALSHAYGAVMNNPSLFVPAIVGDGEAETGPLATGWQSNKLVNPRTDGIVLPILHLNGYKIANPSILSRISDEELHDFFHGMGYEPYEFVAGFDDEDHLSIHRRFADLFETVFDEICEIKATAQTDDMTRPFYPMIIFRTPKGWTCPKYIDGKKTEGSWRAHQVPLASARDTEAHFEVLKNWLESYKPEELFDENGSLRPEVTSFMPEGELRLGQNPNANGGRIREDLKLPNLDDYAVREVEKYGHGWGQLEATRRLGVYTRDIIKLNPDSFRIFGPDETASNRLSAAYEVTDKQWDAGYLSKLTDEHMAVSGQVTEQLSEHQMEGFLEGYLLTGRHGIWSSYESFVHVIDSMLNQHAKWLEATVREIPWRKPIASVNLLVSSHVWRQDHNGFSHQDPGVVDILLNKNFNNDHVVEIYFPADSNLLLAVSERAYKSTNKINAIISGKQPAATWVSLDEARAELEKGAAEWKWASNVDNNDDVQVVLGCAGDVPTQEIMAAADKLNKLGVKFKVVNVVDLLKIQNASENDQALSDAEFTELFTADKPVLFAYHAYAREVRSLIWDRPNHDNFNVHGYEEQGSTTTPYDMVRVNNIDRYELTAEALRAVDADKYANEIDKLEKFRQDAFQFAVDEGYDHPDYTDWVWPDVKTEVPGAVTATAATAGDNE
- a CDS encoding acetate/propionate family kinase, encoding MAKTVLVINSGSSSIKYQLVDLESGEGLASGLVEKIGEPSDGHYKHEYNGEKHELEEPIPDHEVGLKRVLGFFEEYGPSLQNSGIVAVGHRVVQGGSVFPKPALVTDKTIAQVKNLAVLAPLHNGPEATGAEVMRALLPDTPQVFVFDSSFFFQLPKYASTYALNKDIADQYHIRRYGAHGTSHEYVGSQVPDLIGKPAEGLKQIVLHIGNGASASAQISGKPVETSMGLTPLEGLVMGGRTGDIDPAVVFHLIRNAHMNVDELDTLFNKHSGLMGMTGHGDMREIHKMIAAGDENAKLALDVYVHRIVGYIGNYAAQMGGLDVITFTAGVGENDEIVRRMVAHKLAPFGVKLDEKKNDTRSKEARIISEPDSTITLCIIPTNEELSIARQSATIADQGDSYGNTFTK
- the pta gene encoding phosphate acetyltransferase gives rise to the protein MSLTTSFTILSPESANGRNVVAYGLVNLLSQHRRTAVFRPIACRHELFTNDLIAATGNDIPLDIVRATCPREAREDRDKARTTIVSAYFHLMSTFAPEITVIVGTDKSKIADPTLFSFNAEIAADLKSPVVLAVCSIDRTAKQLLETVKAHVKAVRQAGSSVVALFITGCTEENLDDMKEAVLPLGIPTWSIPAVSLEAGNSEDLSKALQAFNSNVDSDAILSALAQPAALCETPRSFQFSLLTKAQAARKTIVLPEGEDDRIIRSADLLLSRSIVDLIIVGERDDILARGKKLGLMNLDRAKFQSMNDESMLETMTSTLCKLRASKGMTEEKARQALKDASYFGTMLVILGLADGLVSGAVNSTANTVRPALQLIKTKPKVSMVSGAFLMCFKDHVAVFSDCAINLNPNPEQLADIAAQSAETARAFGIDPKIGMLSYSTLGSGKGPDVDLVEEATAILHEKEPDLPVVGPIQFDAAWSPEVAASKAKGNSVAGHVNVFIFPNLSAGNIAYKAVQRSSGAVAVGPILQGLNKPVNDLSRGASVEDIINTVAITAISA
- a CDS encoding LysR family transcriptional regulator; translation: MTITQVRAFYLAATLGSFTAAAEYMGLTQPTVSELVKKIEEAYSVTLFVRGGRRLVLTTAGQTLLPWARRLLDAELGADSALTALNTGEGGTVSFGILQNASYYLLSDLATVFHRSYPNVRVRLVGQNSFEVADAVRNGELEAGLLCLPIPAEGLQIRPLMRHEIVWASANPERCTKAMAIADIPKAPLILYDAHHGWNDPTRHQLAQLAQLHGVTLEPKMEVESVDAAVSLVASGLGDTIVPKAVAESDTFPAGVYTTRLEEPIYDTFALVQRSNWELSPIASDLAELAVNMLTSNDAGLGEVLHSPMKSPIADAKA